One Ostrinia nubilalis chromosome 6, ilOstNubi1.1, whole genome shotgun sequence genomic region harbors:
- the LOC135072610 gene encoding kelch domain-containing protein 3 has translation MRWTVHLDGGPMRVNHAAVCIDNKIYSFGGYYSSEEYKDWEPIPVHVLNTATLRWSAVNYKKNDVVPFQRYGHTTVAYGDKVYMWGGRNNSVACETLSCFDTKTLEWSAPAVSGMVPFAKDGHSACVIRNKMYIFGGFEYLTDTYSQIVHCLDLETMNWTLMDPTGAIPSHRDFHTAVSVGDRMYIFGGRGDLNSPYNSQEEVYCSQIFYLDTVTEKWVALNPRGTWPEGRRSHSAWLHNGFMYIFGGFNGNTRTHFNDLYRYSFKDNYWQFLNVKGAVPCKRRRQACLIYEDKVYLFGGTSPCPHQNIRPTDNLDDDPEKLIDNSDLHVLDYAPTLKTLSILTVLEHNLEHSWLPHDILLDIRAMTLPNRISRPFNQSG, from the exons ATGAGATGGACTGTGCACCTTGATGGTGGTCCAATGAGGGTAAACCATGCTGCTGTTTGTATTGACAACAAAATCTACTCGTTTGGAGGATACTATTCATCTGAAGAATATAAGGATTGGGAGCCAATTCCTGTTCATGTCCTGAATACTGCTACATTACGTTGGTCAGCAGTCAATTATAAAAAGAATGATGTGGTTCCATTCCAAAGATATGGACACACTACAGTCGCGTACGGAGACAAA GTTTACATGTGGGGTGGGCGAAATAATTCTGTAGCATGTGAAACGTTATCTTGCTTTGATACCAAGACACTTGAATGGAGCGCCCCTGCCGTGTCCGGAATGGTGCCCTTCGCCAAAGACGGGCACTCGGCCTGTGTGATTAGAAACAAGATGTATATCTTTGGAGGATTTGAGTATCTCACTGATACGTATTCCCAAATAGTACATTGCCTTGACTTGGAGACAATGAATTGGACTCTAATGGATCCCACCGGAGCGATTCCTTCACATAGAGACTTCCACACAGCAGTTTCTGTTGGTGACAGGATGTATATATTTGGGGGCCGGGGAGACTTAAACAGTCCCTATAACTCCCAAGAAGAAGTATACTGCtcacaaatcttttatttagaTACAGTGACAGAGAAGTGGGTGGCTCTCAACCCAAGAGGAACATGGCCTGAAGGAAGACGCAGTCATTCTGCAT GGCTCCACAATGGTTTCATGTATATTTTTGGAGGATTCAACGGAAACACAAGAACTCATTTCAATGATCTCTATAGatattcatttaaagataatTACTGGCAGTTTTTGAATGTCAAGGGTGCAGTACCCTGTAAGAGACGACGCCAAGCGTGCTTAATATATGAAGATAAAGTTTATTTGTTTGGTGGAACCAG CCCCTGTCCCCATCAGAATATACGTCCCACGGATAACTTGGATGATGACCCAGAGAAGTTGATTGATAACAGTGATCTCCATGTGCTTGATTATGCACCGACTCTCAAGACCCTTAGTATTCTCACTGTGTTGGAACACAACCTAGAACATTCTTGGTTGCCACATGATATCTT ACTCGACATCCGCGCCATGACATTGCCTAACAGGATCAGCAGGCCATTTAACCAATCGGGCTGA